The Candidatus Binatia bacterium genome contains a region encoding:
- a CDS encoding carboxylesterase/lipase family protein yields the protein MSYPELETNHGWVRGLESSGIHTFRGIPYAAPMAGVRRFLPPSPPEPWTGVRDCTQYGDAVPQVSLPVFSFINLAAGRLGEDCLSVSVWTPELDTARRPVLVWIHGGGFLVGAGSTPMYNGRALAMQGDAVVITINYRLGALGYAHLGTVFGEGFEESTNLGVRDQIAALEWVRDHAARFGGDPENVTVFGQSAGAMSIGALFAAPRARPLFHRAICMSGAGGHVIERDLAEGVAKEFVSRLGGPPPSHRSFAQISMDDILQAQNETMNEMTNLFRLMVFLPFVDGDVITEQPLDAVRRGATRDIPILTGTTLEEWKLFRMLDPGIRGLSQEGLRDRFGLILNEGFPGAPSPDEAMRRWLEALQGRTAATSTNEAWVAFQSGRMFHYPCAQLAEAQHAAGGAAYRYLVTWRAAAMRRLLGAAHAIDVPFLFGAVGNPLVLPLTGFSGAARTLEHNLQTAFLAFASGGKPGHSGLPAWPEYDDESRTTMILGRQFIAEDGPLERERVLYEEWSQAPSPLRMEAGPVS from the coding sequence TTGTCGTATCCAGAACTCGAGACGAATCACGGGTGGGTCCGGGGGCTTGAGTCCTCGGGTATTCACACGTTCCGTGGGATCCCCTACGCCGCGCCCATGGCGGGCGTGCGGCGATTTCTACCGCCGTCGCCCCCCGAGCCGTGGACGGGGGTGCGGGACTGTACCCAGTACGGTGACGCGGTCCCGCAGGTCTCCCTTCCGGTCTTCTCGTTCATCAACCTTGCCGCGGGCCGCCTGGGAGAAGATTGCCTCTCGGTGAGCGTTTGGACGCCCGAACTGGATACCGCCCGGCGGCCGGTCCTGGTCTGGATTCACGGCGGCGGGTTCCTGGTCGGCGCGGGCTCCACGCCGATGTACAACGGCCGGGCGCTCGCGATGCAGGGCGACGCCGTCGTCATCACGATCAACTACAGACTCGGAGCGCTCGGATACGCGCATCTCGGGACCGTCTTCGGCGAGGGATTCGAAGAGAGCACAAACCTCGGCGTTCGTGATCAGATCGCGGCGCTCGAATGGGTGCGCGACCACGCTGCTCGGTTTGGTGGTGACCCCGAGAACGTCACCGTGTTCGGTCAGTCGGCCGGCGCGATGAGCATTGGAGCGTTGTTCGCGGCACCGCGCGCACGCCCGCTCTTCCATCGCGCGATCTGCATGAGTGGCGCCGGCGGCCACGTCATCGAGCGCGACCTCGCGGAAGGTGTGGCGAAAGAGTTCGTGAGTCGGCTGGGTGGGCCGCCGCCGTCGCACCGGTCCTTTGCGCAGATCTCGATGGATGACATCCTGCAAGCGCAGAACGAGACCATGAACGAGATGACGAATCTGTTTCGTCTCATGGTCTTCTTGCCGTTCGTCGATGGCGACGTCATCACCGAGCAGCCGCTCGATGCCGTTCGGCGTGGTGCGACGCGTGACATCCCGATCCTCACGGGCACGACGCTCGAGGAGTGGAAGCTCTTCCGCATGCTCGATCCGGGCATTCGAGGGCTGTCCCAGGAGGGGTTGCGAGACCGGTTCGGGCTGATCTTGAACGAGGGCTTCCCGGGTGCGCCGTCGCCGGACGAGGCGATGCGGCGTTGGCTCGAGGCGCTCCAGGGCCGAACCGCCGCGACGAGTACGAACGAGGCGTGGGTCGCCTTCCAGAGCGGGCGCATGTTCCATTATCCGTGCGCGCAGCTTGCCGAGGCGCAGCACGCCGCGGGCGGCGCCGCCTACCGGTACCTGGTGACCTGGCGGGCCGCCGCGATGCGCCGCTTGCTCGGCGCTGCACACGCGATCGACGTGCCGTTCCTGTTCGGCGCCGTCGGGAACCCGCTCGTGTTGCCGCTCACGGGCTTCAGTGGCGCGGCCCGTACCCTCGAGCACAATCTGCAGACCGCGTTTCTCGCGTTCGCGAGCGGTGGCAAGCCCGGGCATTCGGGTCTTCCCGCGTGGCCCGAGTACGACGACGAATCGCGCACGACAATGATCCTCGGTCGGCAGTTCATTGCCGAGGACGGCCCGCTCGAGCGGGAGCGTGTCCTCTACGAGGAGTGGAGCCAGGCGCCATCACCCCTGCGCATGGAGGCCGGCCCCGTCTCGTGA
- a CDS encoding sulfotransferase — MKALRVGQFVHARQGQPLWLRAANQVGRLAPGLAVPSADAWWEAALAHEPAAVDPAPEAREALDVLVRSIRSDTTLSLIGRISARDDTVRLARTHLRIRQALRHPPAIAETTLPEPIFIVGWPRTGTTALHQILARDPENRTIPYWESFDPVPPSSGPDLRADRLARMLDQLASMAPSYDAIHPMTADMPEECVALFMNDLRTLQFDIQYHAPQYVEWLLDQDTSIAYTSYRRQLQLIQFHRPAGRRFVLKDPTHLVHLETLLEVFPTAKVIFTHRDPGTALSSLCSLHAYTRALFTNDVDPVALGLEIMDGHWPRAMERALALRDRLRPERYTDVRHPDLVRDPLGTVESTYAALGVPFNEDARRAMTNYIQAEAEKPRHVHEHSPEGFGLSRDGIRARFADYCSDFEI; from the coding sequence ATGAAGGCTCTACGCGTCGGCCAGTTCGTTCACGCTCGGCAGGGACAACCCCTGTGGCTCCGAGCGGCCAACCAGGTCGGGCGACTGGCCCCCGGCCTGGCGGTCCCGTCCGCCGATGCCTGGTGGGAGGCCGCTCTTGCCCACGAACCTGCGGCGGTCGACCCCGCGCCGGAAGCCCGTGAAGCCCTCGACGTGCTCGTTCGATCGATCCGGAGCGACACGACGCTCTCGCTCATCGGCCGGATCTCGGCGCGAGACGACACCGTACGCCTGGCCCGGACGCACCTCCGGATCCGGCAGGCACTGCGGCACCCCCCCGCGATCGCAGAGACCACCCTCCCCGAGCCAATCTTCATTGTCGGGTGGCCGCGCACCGGAACGACCGCATTGCACCAGATCCTCGCTCGCGACCCCGAGAACCGAACGATCCCCTATTGGGAGAGCTTCGACCCCGTTCCTCCCTCCTCCGGCCCCGACCTGCGCGCGGACCGGCTCGCGCGGATGCTCGACCAACTCGCCTCGATGGCGCCAAGCTACGACGCGATCCATCCAATGACCGCAGACATGCCCGAGGAATGCGTCGCGCTGTTCATGAACGACCTCCGCACGCTACAGTTCGACATCCAGTACCACGCCCCGCAGTACGTCGAGTGGCTCCTGGATCAGGACACGAGCATCGCGTACACGAGCTACCGTCGCCAACTGCAGCTGATCCAGTTCCACCGACCCGCCGGCCGCCGATTCGTGCTGAAGGACCCGACGCACCTGGTCCACCTCGAAACCCTGCTCGAGGTCTTCCCCACCGCGAAGGTGATCTTCACGCACCGAGATCCGGGAACCGCGCTCAGCTCCCTCTGCAGCCTACACGCGTACACCCGTGCACTGTTCACGAACGACGTCGACCCGGTCGCACTCGGCCTAGAAATCATGGACGGGCATTGGCCTCGCGCCATGGAACGCGCGCTGGCGTTGCGCGACCGCCTGCGGCCGGAACGCTACACCGACGTTCGGCATCCCGACCTGGTGCGAGACCCGCTTGGGACCGTCGAGAGCACCTATGCCGCACTCGGCGTCCCCTTCAACGAGGACGCACGGCGAGCAATGACGAACTACATCCAGGCCGAGGCGGAGAAACCTCGCCACGTGCATGAGCACTCACCCGAAGGGTTCGGTCTCAGCCGCGACGGCATTCGTGCGCGCTTCGCCGACTACTGCTCCGACTTCGAGATCTGA
- a CDS encoding SprT-like domain-containing protein yields MTPDARATELYSASRELLAGWSDVWGRPGLEDSVDVEISRRMSRALGLAHPGRRVIRIAHALLTAPAAAFAEVLCHEAAHVVVFERYRRSVRPHGSEWAVLMRAAGYEPRTRVDPRDLGIVWSPPPRRPRARYIYEHRCRACGMNRRARRAVRQWRCARCHAAGLSGELEIRRWPEAAGRRFGWLGTALNPSD; encoded by the coding sequence GTGACCCCGGACGCGAGAGCCACCGAGCTGTACAGCGCGAGTCGCGAACTCTTGGCGGGGTGGTCGGACGTGTGGGGGCGGCCGGGTCTGGAGGACTCGGTCGATGTCGAGATCAGCCGGAGGATGAGCCGCGCTCTGGGCCTCGCGCACCCCGGACGCCGAGTCATCAGGATCGCGCATGCTCTGCTGACCGCACCCGCCGCCGCCTTTGCGGAGGTGTTATGTCACGAAGCAGCACACGTGGTCGTCTTCGAGCGATATCGCAGGTCCGTTCGTCCGCACGGGAGTGAGTGGGCCGTTCTGATGCGCGCCGCGGGCTACGAGCCCCGCACGCGTGTCGACCCGCGGGACCTCGGCATCGTTTGGTCGCCCCCGCCGCGCCGCCCGCGAGCCCGCTACATCTACGAGCATCGCTGCCGCGCGTGTGGAATGAACCGGCGAGCTCGGCGCGCCGTCCGCCAGTGGCGATGCGCGCGCTGCCACGCCGCGGGGCTCTCCGGAGAGCTGGAGATCCGGCGGTGGCCGGAGGCGGCCGGCCGGAGATTTGGTTGGCTAGGGACGGCTCTGAATCCCTCGGATTGA
- a CDS encoding FUN14 domain-containing protein gives MEEKGNILLGPVGGLGFGGVVGLAVGYTAKKIGKLVLLAIGAVFILLQALAYTELIDIDWGAVEGAATNAWETSDGTLADRAWQVVTNNLPFGGGFVAGFALGFKMG, from the coding sequence ATGGAAGAGAAGGGGAACATCCTGCTCGGGCCGGTGGGCGGGCTCGGGTTTGGTGGCGTTGTCGGTCTCGCGGTGGGGTACACCGCGAAGAAGATCGGCAAACTCGTCCTGCTGGCGATCGGCGCCGTGTTCATTCTCCTACAGGCGCTTGCCTATACCGAGTTGATCGACATCGACTGGGGTGCGGTCGAAGGCGCGGCGACGAACGCCTGGGAGACCTCGGACGGTACGCTCGCGGATCGGGCGTGGCAGGTGGTGACGAACAACCTGCCGTTCGGCGGTGGGTTCGTTGCGGGATTTGCCCTCGGCTTCAAGATGGGATGA
- a CDS encoding peptidylprolyl isomerase yields MMKSTITRATAVAVSVGLLAGSAVYESYAKTEPADTGPGMVLALANPTSPQDVVVVVNGHEVTRGEVDREIDSMLGGQLANVPAEQLDGIRAQVAARVTDGVIVKTLLEQAVETQGIQVDDAKMADAMKKIEASLPEGKTMADYMTAMGTTKAEFQDQLGMSLRVDTLIERKMGKIPEPTEANVTAFYEENGEMFDAPERAEVSHILVAMAPDADPAAKAEKRKEAEAVRAELVAQGGADFATVAGLRSDCPSKAEGGKLGMLARGDTVPPFEAAVFSQDVGAVGPVVETPFGFHIVRVEGREPAGKVSMAEAKPFIEQRLAEEQQRAAVVKYLDGLRADAKVVYPSKEAA; encoded by the coding sequence ATGATGAAGAGCACCATCACGCGCGCGACCGCGGTCGCAGTGAGCGTCGGTCTGCTGGCTGGATCGGCGGTGTACGAGAGCTACGCCAAGACCGAGCCAGCCGACACCGGGCCCGGAATGGTTCTCGCTCTTGCCAACCCGACGTCGCCCCAGGATGTCGTAGTGGTCGTGAACGGACACGAAGTCACGCGGGGCGAGGTCGACAGAGAGATCGATTCGATGCTCGGCGGACAACTCGCGAACGTTCCGGCGGAGCAACTCGATGGCATCCGTGCCCAGGTGGCTGCGCGGGTGACCGACGGTGTCATCGTGAAGACGCTCCTCGAGCAAGCCGTCGAGACGCAGGGCATTCAAGTCGACGACGCCAAGATGGCTGACGCGATGAAGAAGATCGAAGCCTCGTTGCCCGAGGGCAAGACGATGGCCGACTACATGACGGCGATGGGAACCACGAAGGCGGAGTTCCAGGACCAGCTCGGCATGAGTCTGCGGGTCGACACGCTCATTGAGAGGAAGATGGGCAAGATACCGGAGCCGACGGAGGCGAACGTCACCGCGTTCTACGAGGAGAACGGTGAGATGTTCGACGCGCCGGAACGCGCCGAGGTGAGCCACATCCTGGTGGCGATGGCACCGGATGCCGATCCGGCCGCGAAGGCCGAGAAACGTAAGGAAGCCGAAGCAGTTCGTGCCGAGCTGGTTGCTCAGGGTGGCGCCGACTTCGCGACGGTCGCCGGCCTTCGCTCGGACTGCCCGAGTAAGGCGGAGGGCGGCAAGCTCGGCATGCTGGCACGCGGGGACACGGTCCCGCCCTTCGAGGCGGCGGTGTTCTCGCAGGACGTTGGCGCCGTTGGTCCGGTCGTCGAGACGCCCTTCGGCTTCCACATCGTGCGGGTGGAGGGGCGTGAACCTGCCGGCAAGGTCTCGATGGCGGAGGCAAAGCCGTTCATCGAGCAGCGGCTGGCCGAGGAGCAGCAGCGCGCCGCCGTGGTGAAGTATCTCGACGGTCTGCGGGCAGACGCGAAGGTGGTCTACCCAAGCAAGGAAGCGGCGTGA
- a CDS encoding carotenoid oxygenase family protein: MSTEPNVPENRFFEGILAPVMDERNDAELEVVGELPAGLQGMFVRNGPNPQFAPEGAYHPFDGDGMIHALYVEDGKARYRNRWIESAGLLAERKRGHACFGSVSQFKLPAQDVMDEVGMMKNNGNTHTVRHAGKYLALMEAAPPTELSRELGTVGEYDFAGKLKGPMTAHPKIDSKTGEMFFFGYSPFPPYLRYHVADASGALVHSVEIDLPAPVMIHDFALTENYVVFFDAPGIFDLDSMMKGEPGVRWEPERGTRIGILPRRGGNDDIRWVEIDNCFPVHFWNAWDDGDKVEIYGPSFEKMPGGLQFDNPSQIEEPKPWHWSVDLTEKTASGEQTDDRSGEFPRINDDRAGRRHRYQYNALARTWEFEFDFHGVIKYDMESGTSEEYVHGENAVSGEHVFAADPAGQNEDDGWLLSVVTDRLTKRSEFRVLDARDVAAGPIARVKVPRRVPLGFHANWFPDA, encoded by the coding sequence ATGTCGACCGAGCCGAACGTTCCTGAGAACCGTTTCTTCGAGGGCATCCTGGCCCCCGTGATGGATGAGCGTAACGATGCCGAGCTCGAAGTCGTCGGAGAACTGCCGGCAGGTCTCCAGGGCATGTTCGTGCGCAACGGGCCGAACCCGCAGTTTGCGCCCGAGGGTGCGTACCACCCGTTTGACGGCGACGGGATGATCCACGCCCTCTACGTCGAGGACGGCAAGGCTCGCTACCGCAACCGGTGGATCGAGTCGGCGGGCCTGCTCGCCGAGCGCAAGCGCGGGCATGCCTGCTTCGGCAGCGTTTCGCAGTTCAAGCTCCCGGCGCAGGACGTCATGGACGAAGTCGGCATGATGAAGAACAACGGCAACACCCACACCGTGCGGCATGCCGGAAAGTACCTTGCACTGATGGAGGCCGCGCCGCCGACTGAGCTTTCGCGTGAGCTGGGGACCGTCGGCGAGTACGACTTCGCAGGTAAGCTCAAGGGACCGATGACGGCCCATCCGAAAATCGACTCGAAGACGGGAGAGATGTTCTTCTTTGGGTACTCGCCGTTCCCGCCGTACCTCCGTTACCACGTCGCGGATGCGTCGGGCGCGCTCGTTCACAGCGTCGAGATCGACCTGCCGGCACCGGTCATGATCCACGACTTTGCCCTGACCGAGAACTACGTCGTGTTCTTCGACGCGCCCGGGATCTTCGACCTCGACTCGATGATGAAGGGCGAGCCCGGCGTACGCTGGGAGCCGGAACGCGGCACGCGCATCGGCATCCTGCCCCGTCGCGGCGGAAACGACGACATCCGCTGGGTCGAGATCGACAACTGCTTCCCGGTTCACTTCTGGAACGCGTGGGACGATGGCGACAAGGTCGAGATTTACGGCCCGTCGTTCGAGAAGATGCCGGGTGGTCTTCAGTTCGACAACCCGAGCCAGATCGAAGAGCCGAAGCCGTGGCACTGGTCTGTCGATCTCACGGAGAAGACGGCGAGCGGCGAGCAGACCGACGATCGTTCCGGCGAGTTCCCGCGGATCAACGATGATCGCGCCGGTCGGCGGCACCGCTATCAGTACAACGCGCTCGCGCGCACGTGGGAATTCGAGTTCGATTTCCACGGGGTCATCAAGTACGACATGGAGTCCGGCACGTCTGAGGAGTACGTCCACGGTGAGAACGCGGTCAGTGGCGAGCACGTCTTCGCTGCCGATCCCGCGGGCCAGAACGAGGACGACGGTTGGTTGCTGAGTGTCGTGACGGATCGGCTCACGAAGCGTTCGGAGTTTAGGGTTCTCGACGCCCGCGACGTCGCCGCCGGGCCCATCGCACGAGTGAAGGTCCCGCGTCGGGTGCCGCTCGGCTTCCACGCGAACTGGTTCCCCGACGCCTGA
- a CDS encoding cyclic nucleotide-binding domain-containing protein, whose product MPDGTAPTAGPPNGTASERPIVLWGGLSLFLVGWATVSLTNAAETLFLKRVGVEQLPLVFLVNSGLLAASTYFIGRRVAGGDHGRALTLTLWCAAAFLVPLWLGLLADLPGVLAVLVLAAKQIQALALLVFWIAMGGWVDGRQAKRLVPPMMAGGTLGVAFGSFASGSLGTQLGIHALILIAAGALALGALATSALRRKTVTRIEWPRRSRRNEDDTRPSFTSLWRDSGLFRLLATGALLAGTLAPVLYYEFSVAADAATRGMDGEQELLQLYGNFRGWMNVAILALQLGGTSWLFRQFGVPRAALLAPAVYMLGFIGFATVGGLSIAIVAMAAASLQDKALGEPAERTLATLFPETSRPTVAALLDGMLKRGGGVIGNLLVLGTIAASLEAMLPRIAVPFAFLWLGAGIALARAYPSLLLEAASQTRFGRGEAPDADLLDARTTRLLEASLRDPDPDRCAAACELALEAPPGIAAEVTAEALRAAPADNVPILLDTISRLLQAGTLSPSEAHGASSAMLGAVTERADLGADEKARLILLASAVARISDAKTRDTLSTLESDEGTPAAVRLAAQLALRADDADALLREAVASGTAEFRHVALESLRTTLVAPRAADTVDKTSWRARLDLVVALLGDDEERPHAANALADVAARNGAAVDHLTTRFLEHQSDPDPAVRAALLRFLGFTGRTDYGRWAVARLSSDDAGEVEAAQESLRALGPHGIDVILEAFHCDGRHTREALLPVLRDIPVNAATLHALVDDELEGIRRVLDLKHALAGATTSGLVRQRLTERVDEGTRAALSLFAALFQDERIAELGPLLERAHSGRERAVLLEAFEALLPAGQANALLTLLDDGRRAQQPRPTADRTAERDAALLQALADEDSLTRAFVAATLEHSELNRLGGVPEIHPSEPAYPLAPIRAISPCTDTPADQEEVSPMLSGVEIVLHLRSLALFERLSTRELTELASIVREVDHSANTRIVHEGDFDDCMYLIVSGKVQITRSGITLGELGPRDFFGEMAILDGETRSATCTAISKIRLLRIDRPDLLRVMDGRPGIAISICQTLSRRVRELNDNLRDLRQTTSAASGAG is encoded by the coding sequence ATGCCAGACGGCACAGCACCTACCGCCGGACCTCCGAACGGAACCGCCTCCGAGCGGCCGATCGTCCTGTGGGGCGGCCTTTCGCTGTTCCTGGTAGGCTGGGCCACCGTTTCGCTCACCAACGCAGCGGAGACGCTCTTCCTAAAACGCGTGGGCGTCGAGCAACTTCCGCTCGTCTTCCTCGTGAACTCCGGCCTGCTCGCCGCGAGCACGTACTTCATCGGACGACGGGTCGCCGGCGGCGACCACGGCCGCGCCCTCACTCTCACGTTATGGTGCGCCGCCGCGTTCCTCGTACCTCTGTGGCTCGGACTGCTGGCCGATCTCCCGGGTGTCCTCGCCGTCCTGGTCCTCGCCGCAAAACAGATCCAGGCCCTCGCATTGCTCGTCTTCTGGATCGCGATGGGCGGCTGGGTCGACGGTCGCCAAGCCAAGCGCCTCGTCCCACCGATGATGGCCGGCGGGACGCTCGGCGTCGCCTTCGGCAGCTTCGCTTCGGGGAGTCTCGGAACCCAGCTCGGAATCCACGCGCTCATATTGATCGCCGCCGGAGCGCTCGCGCTTGGCGCCCTCGCGACCTCCGCGCTGCGCCGAAAGACCGTCACACGAATCGAATGGCCGAGACGGTCCCGTCGGAACGAAGACGACACGCGGCCGAGCTTCACCTCACTGTGGCGTGACAGCGGCTTGTTCCGGCTGCTCGCCACCGGAGCGCTCCTCGCGGGCACGCTCGCCCCGGTCCTGTACTACGAGTTCTCAGTCGCCGCCGACGCCGCAACGCGCGGCATGGACGGCGAGCAGGAACTGCTCCAACTCTATGGCAACTTCCGCGGATGGATGAACGTGGCGATCCTGGCGCTCCAACTCGGGGGGACCTCGTGGTTGTTCCGCCAGTTCGGCGTACCGCGCGCCGCCCTCCTGGCCCCGGCCGTCTACATGCTCGGGTTCATCGGCTTCGCGACCGTCGGTGGTCTCAGCATCGCCATCGTGGCCATGGCCGCCGCGAGCCTGCAGGACAAAGCCCTCGGCGAGCCAGCCGAACGGACCCTCGCAACGCTGTTCCCCGAGACGAGCCGCCCGACCGTAGCCGCGTTGCTCGACGGCATGTTGAAGCGGGGCGGAGGCGTAATCGGCAACCTACTCGTACTCGGCACCATCGCCGCATCCCTCGAAGCAATGTTGCCCCGAATCGCCGTGCCTTTCGCCTTCCTCTGGCTCGGCGCAGGAATCGCGCTGGCGCGGGCCTACCCGTCGCTGCTCTTGGAGGCCGCATCGCAGACGCGCTTCGGGCGGGGAGAAGCCCCCGACGCTGACCTTCTCGATGCCCGCACCACGCGGCTCCTCGAAGCCTCCCTCCGGGACCCCGATCCCGACCGATGTGCAGCCGCGTGCGAGCTCGCTCTCGAAGCGCCACCGGGCATCGCCGCGGAGGTGACTGCGGAGGCGCTGCGCGCCGCGCCAGCCGACAACGTCCCGATCCTTCTCGACACGATCAGCCGCCTTCTCCAGGCCGGAACGCTCTCCCCCAGCGAGGCCCACGGTGCCAGCTCGGCCATGCTCGGCGCCGTCACCGAGCGGGCCGACCTCGGTGCCGACGAGAAAGCACGGCTGATCCTCCTGGCATCCGCCGTCGCGCGGATCTCCGACGCGAAGACCCGCGACACCCTCTCCACTCTGGAGAGCGACGAAGGTACCCCGGCCGCCGTGCGGCTCGCCGCCCAGCTGGCGTTGCGCGCCGACGACGCCGATGCGCTCCTGCGCGAGGCCGTCGCGTCGGGCACCGCCGAGTTTCGCCACGTCGCGCTCGAATCCCTCCGCACGACACTCGTCGCGCCCCGAGCCGCCGACACCGTCGACAAGACCTCCTGGCGTGCACGACTCGATCTCGTCGTGGCGCTCCTCGGCGACGACGAGGAGCGGCCGCACGCCGCAAACGCTCTCGCCGACGTCGCCGCACGAAATGGCGCAGCGGTCGACCACCTCACCACGAGGTTCCTCGAACATCAGAGCGACCCCGACCCAGCCGTTCGCGCTGCCCTGCTGCGCTTCCTGGGGTTCACGGGCCGCACCGACTACGGCCGCTGGGCGGTGGCGCGGCTTTCTTCGGACGACGCGGGCGAGGTCGAGGCCGCGCAGGAGTCCCTCCGCGCCCTCGGACCGCATGGCATCGATGTCATCCTCGAGGCCTTTCATTGCGACGGTCGCCACACGCGAGAAGCACTGCTCCCCGTGCTCCGAGACATTCCGGTCAACGCTGCAACGCTTCACGCCCTGGTCGACGATGAGCTCGAGGGGATCCGCCGGGTCCTCGACCTGAAACACGCGCTCGCCGGTGCGACGACGTCGGGCCTCGTTCGACAACGCCTGACCGAGCGCGTCGACGAGGGAACGCGCGCAGCCCTTTCGCTATTCGCCGCGCTCTTCCAAGACGAGCGGATCGCCGAACTGGGGCCGCTGCTCGAACGCGCGCACAGCGGACGCGAACGCGCGGTCCTCCTCGAAGCATTCGAGGCGCTCCTCCCCGCCGGACAGGCGAATGCGCTGCTCACGTTGCTCGACGACGGCCGACGCGCACAGCAGCCGCGACCAACCGCAGACCGCACGGCCGAGCGCGACGCGGCTCTCCTCCAGGCGCTCGCGGACGAGGATTCGCTCACGCGCGCCTTCGTCGCGGCAACCCTCGAACACTCCGAGCTCAACCGGCTCGGCGGCGTGCCTGAGATCCATCCCAGCGAACCCGCCTACCCGCTCGCCCCCATCCGGGCCATCAGCCCCTGCACCGACACTCCCGCCGACCAAGAGGAGGTCTCCCCTATGCTCTCTGGAGTCGAGATCGTTCTACACCTTCGAAGCCTCGCGCTGTTCGAGCGCCTCAGTACCCGCGAACTCACGGAACTCGCAAGCATCGTGCGCGAGGTCGACCACTCGGCCAACACCCGCATCGTGCACGAAGGCGACTTCGACGACTGCATGTACCTCATCGTGTCCGGGAAGGTGCAAATCACCCGCAGCGGCATCACCCTCGGCGAACTCGGCCCGCGTGACTTCTTCGGAGAAATGGCCATTCTCGACGGAGAAACCCGTTCCGCCACGTGCACGGCGATCAGCAAGATCCGTCTCCTGCGCATCGACCGACCGGACCTGCTTCGCGTGATGGACGGCCGACCCGGGATCGCGATCAGCATCTGCCAGACCCTGTCGCGTCGCGTCCGCGAGCTTAACGACAACCTACGCGACCTCCGGCAGACGACATCCGCCGCGAGCGGGGCCGGCTAG
- a CDS encoding alpha/beta fold hydrolase, giving the protein MSEETKKIDLGGYSLRARTLGEGERTFVLIHGFADGLDAWDAVAPALAKQGRVVLLEQRGHGYSGGPAGPYQWDDLGKDVVAVLDDLGIHKATLVGHALGGLVALMTALQAPDRVERLVVLGTATEANAEQRNWCTEILKAGRMNALEGIAHSIFGPISRKSVEGTAGPMMELARRMETLEAEAITDRMKSVSCPTLVLVGENDPALSQSLADALPHGTLEKIAGQAHFPHKKEPATVVSAIEKFASE; this is encoded by the coding sequence ATGTCCGAAGAAACGAAGAAGATTGATCTGGGGGGATACTCCCTGCGGGCCCGCACGCTCGGCGAGGGGGAGCGCACCTTCGTGCTGATCCACGGCTTTGCCGATGGGCTCGACGCCTGGGACGCGGTCGCCCCCGCGCTCGCCAAGCAGGGACGCGTCGTTCTCCTGGAGCAGCGCGGGCACGGCTACTCCGGCGGCCCGGCCGGCCCCTACCAATGGGACGACCTCGGAAAGGACGTCGTGGCCGTTCTCGACGACCTCGGGATCCACAAGGCCACTCTGGTCGGACACGCGCTGGGCGGCCTCGTCGCCCTGATGACCGCGCTTCAGGCGCCCGACCGTGTAGAGCGCCTGGTCGTCCTCGGAACCGCCACGGAAGCGAACGCCGAGCAGAGAAACTGGTGCACGGAGATCCTGAAAGCCGGCCGGATGAACGCCCTCGAGGGGATCGCCCACTCGATCTTCGGGCCGATCAGCCGCAAGTCGGTCGAAGGCACGGCCGGTCCGATGATGGAGCTGGCCCGCCGGATGGAGACCCTCGAAGCCGAGGCGATCACCGATCGCATGAAGTCCGTGAGTTGCCCAACCCTGGTACTCGTCGGCGAGAACGACCCGGCCCTCTCGCAGTCGCTCGCGGACGCGCTCCCGCATGGCACGCTCGAGAAGATCGCCGGGCAGGCACACTTCCCGCACAAGAAGGAGCCGGCGACCGTCGTCTCCGCCATCGAGAAGTTCGCCTCGGAGTAA